A genomic stretch from Flavobacterium humidisoli includes:
- a CDS encoding fibronectin type III domain-containing protein encodes MKQINFNHSGGFPLEQETLERLQTAFRSELYDALKRHLSIEPGTNYILATPTSEANGWAIIHQYENDQKDPEGSRILQGILYPILDGTPTDFLKTTRTGTNLIYGTSASKTAYFDYEAAYVSPEEYSTNAESAQNNDELTIYYYDLRTFETVLDLKTIQEIFQSIRDNIYNVEGNINIIKNNIDAMQENINEIYESYLPLNGSKAMTGDLDLGPHQLVKLDTKQNSQANVRARDFRFGSNDGRGRFYSGDYLGRALVDDNTSVATTINLNYASDWENTSIGGKVYLDNLKAVTEDYKGPDSTENSLLLIDKTDQVIKSNNLLSSLLDRITKLENQKSTAVPIGMIAIWDKPKPFPEGWEEYVPLRGKMPVGQQILTPEEKSDALDGDGGNGISYYRDIYGSAVFPFETLTSSGGRMSKKLGINEIPAHTHTETRVKEGAGTLINFEAVGDDGHLGYESVASGPAGGGLSFPILNPYTVVYFIQYTGRPSDQTPPTAPILSASTVGVTEITLNWTASSDEYGVTDYVIYGDAISPISVGNVFTRTIYGLNPGTQYTFYVVAKDDAGNTSPESNTVTITTSVIVAPTTPQNVRCYLQDTNAIMVQWDSSFNNGGSTIYYEVWRRINYGTFTKLPTSVTNNYYSDTGLIYNTMYTYYIIAKDLAGNRSDMSDYTSETTETTSCFDVESLVTMASGQSKKLKNVVVGDKLHGLAFPNEIDESYGDYMLWNGLLSEASKAEVTVVNKRTSVQPAYYEIETEDNTFKVTGQHPLLVTEDGENLKWVCTKNIVQNMLLIDKVGKTKSIKSITYREEPLEVALLDVETVDNYVISGIVAHNNKPLDPPTNP; translated from the coding sequence ATGAAACAAATAAATTTTAATCATTCAGGAGGATTTCCACTTGAGCAAGAGACTTTAGAAAGACTTCAAACAGCCTTTAGATCAGAGTTGTATGATGCCTTAAAAAGACATTTAAGTATTGAGCCAGGTACAAATTATATTCTAGCTACTCCGACAAGTGAGGCTAATGGCTGGGCGATTATCCATCAGTACGAAAATGATCAAAAAGATCCTGAAGGATCAAGAATACTGCAGGGAATTTTATACCCAATTTTAGATGGAACTCCTACTGATTTTTTAAAAACAACTAGAACAGGAACCAACTTAATTTATGGAACTAGCGCATCTAAAACAGCATATTTTGATTATGAAGCTGCATACGTTAGTCCAGAAGAATATAGCACTAATGCCGAGTCTGCACAAAATAATGACGAACTAACAATCTATTATTATGATTTGAGAACTTTTGAAACTGTTTTGGATCTTAAAACAATTCAAGAAATTTTTCAATCAATTAGAGACAACATTTACAATGTAGAAGGAAATATCAATATTATCAAAAACAATATTGATGCAATGCAAGAAAACATCAATGAAATCTATGAATCTTATCTTCCATTGAATGGTTCAAAAGCTATGACGGGGGATTTGGATTTAGGACCTCATCAATTAGTAAAATTAGATACCAAACAAAACTCGCAAGCAAATGTGAGAGCTAGAGATTTTAGATTTGGTTCAAACGATGGAAGAGGACGATTTTATTCTGGTGATTATTTAGGAAGAGCTTTAGTAGACGATAACACATCTGTGGCCACTACTATTAATTTAAATTATGCTTCTGATTGGGAGAATACTTCTATTGGCGGAAAAGTATATTTAGATAATTTAAAGGCAGTCACAGAAGATTATAAGGGTCCCGATAGTACTGAAAATTCTTTATTACTAATCGATAAAACCGATCAAGTCATTAAAAGCAATAACTTATTAAGTTCATTGCTCGATAGAATTACTAAACTTGAAAATCAAAAATCAACTGCTGTACCAATCGGAATGATTGCTATTTGGGATAAACCTAAACCTTTTCCAGAAGGTTGGGAAGAATATGTTCCTTTGAGAGGTAAAATGCCTGTAGGTCAACAGATTTTAACTCCCGAAGAAAAAAGTGATGCACTAGATGGAGATGGTGGTAATGGTATTAGTTATTATAGAGACATCTATGGTTCTGCAGTTTTTCCTTTTGAGACATTGACAAGCTCTGGAGGAAGAATGAGTAAAAAACTAGGAATTAATGAGATTCCTGCGCATACTCATACAGAAACTAGGGTAAAAGAAGGAGCGGGTACTTTAATCAATTTTGAAGCTGTTGGTGATGATGGACATTTAGGATATGAATCTGTTGCATCTGGACCTGCAGGTGGAGGTCTGTCTTTCCCTATTCTTAACCCATACACAGTAGTTTATTTTATTCAATATACAGGACGTCCTAGCGATCAAACTCCACCAACAGCACCAATTTTGAGTGCGTCAACAGTTGGTGTTACGGAGATAACTTTAAACTGGACAGCATCAAGTGATGAATATGGCGTTACTGATTATGTTATATACGGAGATGCTATTTCTCCAATTTCAGTAGGTAATGTCTTTACTCGAACTATTTATGGATTAAATCCTGGGACACAATATACCTTTTATGTTGTAGCAAAAGATGATGCAGGAAATACATCACCAGAAAGCAACACAGTAACTATCACTACATCAGTAATAGTTGCACCAACTACACCACAAAATGTAAGATGCTATTTGCAGGATACAAATGCAATAATGGTTCAATGGGATAGTTCTTTTAACAATGGAGGGTCTACTATTTATTATGAGGTATGGAGAAGAATTAATTATGGAACCTTTACCAAACTTCCTACTTCGGTTACCAATAACTATTATAGTGATACTGGTCTAATATACAATACAATGTATACATATTATATCATCGCCAAAGATCTAGCCGGCAATCGATCTGATATGTCGGATTATACTTCAGAAACTACAGAAACTACTTCATGTTTTGATGTTGAATCTTTGGTAACAATGGCTTCAGGCCAGTCTAAGAAACTGAAAAATGTTGTCGTTGGCGATAAACTTCATGGATTAGCTTTCCCAAATGAAATAGATGAATCGTATGGAGATTACATGTTATGGAATGGGCTTTTAAGTGAAGCTTCGAAAGCAGAAGTGACTGTAGTAAACAAAAGAACTAGTGTACAACCAGCGTATTACGAAATTGAAACTGAAGACAATACTTTTAAAGTTACAGGACAACATCCTTTATTAGTTACTGAAGATGGCGAGAACTTGAAATGGGTATGCACTAAAAACATAGTGCAAAACATGCTATTAATTGATAAAGTAGGAAAAACAAAAAGTATCAAATCAATTACATACAGAGAAGAACCTTTAGAAGTTGCACTTTTAGATGTAGAAACTGTAGATAATTATGTTATTTCAGGAATTGTCGCTCACAACAATAAACCGTTAGATCCGCCAACAAATCCATAA
- a CDS encoding M15 family metallopeptidase, whose protein sequence is MDQTTKKHIDLLHPSVREEVTKIIEQCDIALSGRAKVRITQGLRTFQEQEDLYAFGRTKPGKKVTNAKGGQSIHNYGFAVDICLIIDNKTVSWDTAKDWDNDQISDWQECVEIFKKNGWNWGGDWKTFKDLPHFDKKGYSDWKVLSKLKRDRKNYVILYK, encoded by the coding sequence ATGGATCAAACAACAAAAAAACACATTGATTTGCTTCATCCCTCAGTCAGAGAAGAAGTTACTAAAATTATTGAACAATGCGATATCGCTTTGAGCGGAAGAGCAAAAGTCCGCATTACGCAAGGTCTTAGAACGTTTCAAGAACAGGAAGATCTGTATGCTTTTGGCAGAACCAAGCCCGGGAAAAAAGTAACCAATGCCAAAGGCGGACAATCTATTCATAATTATGGTTTTGCCGTAGATATCTGTTTGATTATAGACAATAAAACGGTTTCATGGGACACGGCAAAAGATTGGGACAACGATCAAATTTCTGACTGGCAAGAATGTGTAGAAATCTTCAAAAAAAATGGCTGGAATTGGGGCGGAGATTGGAAAACCTTTAAAGATCTTCCTCATTTTGATAAAAAGGGATATAGCGATTGGAAAGTGCTTAGCAAACTCAAACGAGACAGAAAGAATTATGTAATCTTATACAAATAA
- a CDS encoding DUF2586 domain-containing protein produces MSTLNDVVINKLSGGLGRRTPEQDMVSGLLFDGETTGEFEADKVERLASLEDAKDFGITEDNDLNGQSVYYQIQQFFRLNPSGDLYIMKTAANSYEDIAGKAFDMQQKANGNIRQMAIIYSGATTFEDTLDAVAVAQTQAELAFADYMPFEVILEGKGFDSTDVQSLAGKSANVSVVVAMDVEKAAKYPNSAAVGLALGAVSKAKVSENIAWVEKFNLTGEGFSKAGFVGGEEIKTLSKLRELNENRYIFARTHTGLAGVYFNDSSTCTTGTSDFAYIENNRTINKATRLLRTALLPKLASPVLVDIDGKLPQSVSKSFEGLCRSALEGMIANQEVSVFDVYVDPKQNILATSELKIKAEITPIGTARKITVDLGFKNPFGIDKA; encoded by the coding sequence ATGAGTACATTAAACGATGTAGTAATTAACAAACTATCTGGCGGATTAGGAAGAAGAACTCCAGAACAAGACATGGTTTCGGGATTACTTTTTGATGGAGAAACTACGGGAGAATTTGAAGCGGACAAGGTTGAACGTCTGGCTTCATTAGAAGATGCCAAGGACTTTGGCATTACAGAAGATAATGATCTAAATGGTCAATCTGTTTATTATCAAATTCAGCAATTTTTCAGATTAAATCCTTCTGGAGATTTGTATATCATGAAAACAGCTGCCAATTCTTATGAAGATATTGCAGGAAAAGCTTTTGATATGCAGCAAAAAGCAAATGGAAATATTCGTCAAATGGCAATTATCTATTCTGGAGCAACTACTTTTGAGGATACTCTGGATGCAGTAGCTGTAGCGCAAACTCAAGCAGAACTTGCCTTTGCTGATTATATGCCATTTGAAGTAATTCTTGAAGGAAAAGGTTTTGATAGCACAGATGTGCAATCTTTAGCTGGAAAATCAGCAAATGTATCTGTTGTTGTAGCAATGGATGTTGAAAAAGCTGCAAAATACCCTAATTCAGCAGCGGTTGGACTCGCATTAGGTGCCGTTTCAAAAGCAAAAGTATCAGAAAATATTGCTTGGGTTGAAAAGTTTAACTTAACAGGTGAAGGTTTTTCAAAAGCTGGATTTGTTGGTGGAGAAGAAATTAAAACCCTTAGCAAATTAAGAGAACTGAATGAAAATAGATACATTTTTGCAAGAACTCATACTGGTTTAGCTGGTGTTTATTTTAATGATAGTTCTACTTGCACTACAGGAACGTCAGACTTTGCTTATATCGAAAATAACCGTACCATCAACAAAGCAACTCGTTTATTGCGTACTGCTCTATTGCCAAAATTGGCTTCTCCTGTTTTAGTTGATATTGATGGTAAATTACCACAATCTGTATCAAAAAGTTTTGAAGGATTATGCAGATCAGCTTTAGAAGGAATGATTGCCAACCAAGAGGTTTCTGTTTTTGATGTTTATGTAGACCCAAAACAAAACATTTTAGCAACTTCTGAATTAAAAATTAAAGCAGAAATTACTCCAATTGGAACTGCTCGCAAAATTACGGTTGATTTAGGGTTCAAAAATCCTTTTGGAATCGACAAAGCGTAA
- a CDS encoding XRE family transcriptional regulator: protein MEIHDKIKRIIDEMKLNNNSFAKLIGVTSTTIDSITIGRLQADGERKRTKPGFDLLQSIITHCHVIPEYFFGDSEDIFASKSSNAVSLHVPKIITVNEEGDENINFVGVKARAGYLDGYSDPEYMESLPSFSMPMLKNGTYRCFEIKGNSMSTTIHDGDYLFGKYVDNFDDILDGRIYVIVSKNDGVVVKRVLNRIRESGKLILKSDNRDGNYPMYSIYAEDILEVWYASMYASRQMPDPINIYEKLHALESKYFELEETLKKKLN, encoded by the coding sequence ATGGAAATACATGATAAAATAAAACGTATTATAGATGAAATGAAGTTAAATAATAACTCATTTGCAAAATTGATAGGAGTTACTAGCACAACTATAGATAGTATTACGATTGGAAGATTACAAGCTGATGGAGAAAGAAAAAGAACCAAACCTGGTTTTGATCTGCTCCAAAGTATTATTACACATTGTCATGTAATCCCTGAATATTTTTTTGGAGATAGCGAAGATATTTTTGCGAGTAAATCTAGTAATGCGGTTAGTTTGCATGTGCCAAAAATTATAACAGTAAATGAAGAGGGCGATGAAAATATCAATTTTGTGGGAGTAAAGGCTCGAGCAGGATATTTAGACGGATATTCCGATCCTGAATATATGGAAAGTCTTCCTTCTTTTAGCATGCCGATGCTTAAAAACGGCACTTACAGATGTTTTGAAATTAAAGGAAATTCGATGTCTACCACAATACATGATGGAGATTATCTTTTTGGAAAGTATGTGGATAATTTTGATGATATACTAGACGGAAGAATTTATGTAATTGTGAGTAAAAATGATGGAGTAGTAGTAAAAAGGGTTTTGAATAGAATTAGAGAAAGCGGAAAATTGATATTAAAATCAGATAATCGAGACGGAAATTATCCAATGTATTCTATTTATGCCGAAGATATTCTGGAAGTTTGGTATGCGAGTATGTACGCTTCGAGACAAATGCCTGATCCAATTAATATTTATGAAAAGCTGCATGCGCTAGAAAGTAAATATTTTGAATTGGAGGAAACTCTCAAAAAGAAACTGAATTAA